Proteins encoded in a region of the Candidatus Methylomirabilota bacterium genome:
- a CDS encoding ABC transporter substrate-binding protein, which translates to MTTTWKPVVAVTMSVLALWALAEAAGPAPAAAQRLVVAGSPPTHEATLPHQGSMSQKLPTRVVFEYLTDVDPTTWDYERPMLAERWQMSPDARTWTFFLRKGVQFHENWGEMTAEDVKFSFELLMGKDAIATTTPQWRKLIERIDVIDRHTVRLQLKSPDPDVLFELSSAREVQIVPKKYIESVGIEKASQKPIGTGPYRMVEWRRGELMRYEAVDKHWRVTPQFKELVYRFVPEDATRVAMLRTGEADIIELPRTLKKDVETAGFEARRALWPGIVAFGVMGGQYMKDRPTYNAKAPWLDRRVREAINLAVNRKALIEHLFLGEAQAATVPIIPSWVKEYNNPAWKPYPYDPDRAKKLMAEAGYPNGFTVEWRAYPLPGVPELVSVSEALQIDLAKIGVKLDLKLTELQTIRPHYRDRKLAGIGFLHRTGIPPDPATHLAVFYTAGGIVGTVELPEIEDLFARLRQTADPKERAKILRSVGDIVYNGYHVIPIVDLYALFGVNQKKVGAWKTTGYYSFTHLEYAQKR; encoded by the coding sequence ATGACGACCACGTGGAAGCCCGTCGTGGCGGTGACCATGAGCGTGCTGGCCCTCTGGGCGCTCGCCGAGGCGGCCGGGCCCGCGCCGGCGGCGGCCCAGCGGCTCGTGGTGGCCGGATCGCCACCCACCCACGAGGCCACACTGCCCCACCAGGGCTCCATGTCGCAGAAGCTCCCCACCCGCGTCGTCTTCGAGTACCTGACCGACGTCGATCCCACCACCTGGGACTACGAGCGGCCGATGCTGGCCGAGCGCTGGCAGATGTCGCCCGACGCCAGGACCTGGACCTTCTTCCTCCGCAAGGGTGTCCAGTTCCACGAGAACTGGGGAGAGATGACCGCCGAGGACGTCAAGTTCTCCTTCGAGCTGCTCATGGGCAAGGACGCCATCGCCACCACGACGCCCCAGTGGCGGAAGCTCATCGAGCGGATCGACGTGATCGACCGCCACACCGTCCGGCTCCAGCTGAAGTCGCCGGACCCCGACGTCCTCTTCGAGCTGTCGAGCGCCCGCGAGGTCCAGATCGTCCCCAAGAAGTACATCGAGTCGGTGGGCATCGAGAAGGCGAGCCAGAAGCCGATCGGGACCGGACCCTACCGCATGGTGGAGTGGCGCCGGGGCGAGCTGATGCGCTACGAGGCCGTCGACAAGCACTGGCGCGTGACGCCGCAGTTCAAGGAGCTGGTTTATCGATTTGTGCCGGAGGACGCCACCCGGGTGGCGATGCTTCGCACCGGGGAAGCCGACATCATCGAGCTGCCCCGGACCCTCAAGAAGGACGTCGAGACCGCCGGCTTCGAGGCCCGCCGGGCGCTGTGGCCCGGCATCGTCGCGTTCGGAGTCATGGGCGGCCAATACATGAAGGACCGGCCGACCTACAATGCCAAGGCCCCCTGGCTGGACCGGCGGGTCCGCGAGGCCATCAACCTGGCCGTGAACCGCAAGGCGCTGATCGAGCACCTGTTCCTGGGCGAGGCGCAGGCCGCCACCGTGCCGATCATCCCGTCCTGGGTGAAGGAGTACAACAACCCGGCCTGGAAGCCGTACCCCTATGATCCCGACCGCGCCAAGAAGCTCATGGCCGAGGCCGGCTACCCCAACGGGTTCACCGTCGAGTGGCGCGCCTACCCGCTGCCCGGCGTGCCCGAGCTGGTCTCGGTGTCTGAGGCGCTCCAGATCGATCTGGCCAAGATCGGGGTGAAGCTCGACCTGAAGCTCACCGAGCTTCAGACCATCCGGCCCCACTACCGCGACCGCAAACTGGCGGGCATCGGCTTCCTACACCGCACCGGGATCCCGCCCGACCCCGCCACCCACCTGGCGGTCTTCTACACCGCCGGCGGCATCGTGGGGACCGTCGAGCTGCCGGAGATCGAGGATCTCTTCGCGCGCCTCCGGCAGACGGCCGACCCCAAGGAGCGGGCGAAGATCCTCCGCAGCGTCGGCGACATCGTCTACAACGGCTACCACGTGATCCCGATCGTCGACCTCTACGCCCTCTTCGGCGTGAACCAGAAGAAGGTGGGGGCCTGGAAGACGACGGGCTACTACAGCTTCACGCACCTGGAGTACGCGCAGAAGCGCTGA